In one Brevibacillus choshinensis genomic region, the following are encoded:
- the rsmA gene encoding 16S rRNA (adenine(1518)-N(6)/adenine(1519)-N(6))-dimethyltransferase RsmA translates to MTQMTGKDIATPTRTKEVLEKYGFSFKKSLGQNFLIDTNILHNIVAEADLTKEKGAVEIGPGIGALTEQLGRAAKKVMAIEIDQRLLPILEDTLSPYENIEVVHGDVLELDLKTLLAEKMAGVEKISVVANLPYYVTTPILMKLLEERLPLENIVVMIQKEVAERIAAKPGTKDYGSLSVAAQFYAETEVAMIVPASVFIPRPNVDSAVIRLKVRDRPPVEVDDQDMFFRVVRSSFAQRRKTLLNNLMNGLFRKEQKDEVIQMLADIQVDPTRRGETLSLEEFARLANESLRRGLIGQ, encoded by the coding sequence ATGACTCAAATGACAGGCAAAGATATTGCCACACCCACACGGACAAAAGAGGTCCTGGAGAAGTACGGCTTCTCGTTCAAAAAGAGTCTGGGACAAAACTTCCTCATCGACACCAACATCCTGCATAATATCGTGGCGGAGGCGGACCTGACGAAAGAAAAGGGAGCCGTGGAAATTGGACCGGGTATTGGTGCATTGACGGAGCAATTAGGACGAGCTGCTAAAAAGGTGATGGCGATCGAGATTGACCAACGACTGCTCCCTATTCTGGAGGACACGCTGTCGCCCTATGAAAATATCGAGGTCGTGCACGGTGATGTGCTCGAGCTTGACCTGAAAACGTTACTAGCGGAAAAAATGGCAGGGGTGGAGAAGATCAGTGTCGTCGCGAATCTGCCATACTATGTGACTACGCCGATCCTGATGAAGCTGCTAGAAGAGCGTCTGCCGCTGGAAAACATCGTCGTGATGATACAAAAGGAAGTAGCAGAGAGAATTGCTGCAAAGCCTGGTACGAAAGACTACGGCTCTCTTTCTGTCGCTGCTCAATTCTATGCGGAGACGGAAGTAGCGATGATCGTTCCAGCTAGCGTGTTCATTCCTCGTCCAAACGTAGATTCAGCAGTCATCCGCCTAAAGGTTCGAGATCGTCCACCAGTCGAGGTGGATGACCAGGACATGTTCTTCCGCGTCGTACGAAGCTCGTTCGCCCAACGCAGGAAGACCCTTTTGAACAACCTCATGAACGGTCTGTTTCGCAAAGAACAGAAGGATGAAGTAATACAGATGCTTGCCGACATCCAGGTTGACCCAACACGTCGTGGAGAAACGCTCAGCCTCGAAGAGTTTGCCCGCCTCGCCAACGAAAGCTTGCGGCGAGGGTTGATTGGGCAATAG
- the ispE gene encoding 4-(cytidine 5'-diphospho)-2-C-methyl-D-erythritol kinase — protein MRISVKAPAKINLTLDVLAKRPDGYHEVEMVMTTVDLADRVDLTLRGDGEITLDCSASFVPDDIRNHAYKAAVLLKERYHVREGVHLYIDKQIPVAAGLAGGSSDAAATLRGLNQLWNLGLSLDELAAVGAEIGSDVPFCVYGGTALAKGRGEQITHLGPPAPCWVILAKPPIGVSTADVYGNLRVPEIADHPQTGEMLMAIEDQDFSLMCQSLGNVLENVTLALHPQVRQIKELMMASGADGVLMSGSGPTVFALVQKEAKVHRIYNALRGFVKDVFVARMLGAQEGEMLA, from the coding sequence GTGCGTATCTCGGTCAAAGCTCCGGCCAAAATTAACTTAACTCTTGATGTTCTCGCCAAGCGGCCGGACGGTTATCACGAAGTGGAAATGGTGATGACTACCGTAGACTTGGCGGATCGTGTAGATCTGACTCTACGCGGAGATGGAGAGATAACGCTGGACTGCTCTGCTAGCTTCGTACCAGATGATATCCGCAATCACGCGTATAAAGCGGCGGTCCTATTAAAAGAACGCTATCATGTACGCGAAGGCGTGCATTTGTATATCGATAAACAGATCCCGGTTGCAGCGGGTCTGGCAGGGGGAAGCAGTGACGCGGCAGCAACGCTGCGTGGGCTGAATCAATTATGGAATCTCGGATTAAGCCTTGACGAGTTGGCGGCAGTGGGAGCTGAGATTGGCTCTGACGTTCCTTTCTGTGTATACGGGGGAACAGCGCTGGCAAAAGGTCGCGGCGAGCAGATAACCCATCTGGGGCCTCCAGCACCGTGCTGGGTCATTCTCGCCAAGCCACCAATAGGTGTGTCGACGGCAGATGTATACGGGAATCTTCGAGTGCCGGAGATTGCCGATCATCCACAAACCGGAGAGATGCTGATGGCGATCGAGGACCAAGACTTCTCGTTAATGTGTCAATCGCTCGGAAATGTGCTCGAAAATGTCACGTTGGCGCTCCATCCGCAAGTAAGGCAGATCAAGGAGCTGATGATGGCGTCAGGAGCTGATGGCGTGCTGATGTCAGGTAGCGGCCCTACGGTATTTGCCCTCGTGCAGAAGGAAGCCAAGGTGCATCGTATATACAACGCCTTGCGTGGATTTGTGAAAGATGTATTTGTTGCCCGAATGTTAGGTGCGCAAGAAGGGGAAATGCTTGCATGA
- a CDS encoding 50S ribosomal protein L25, whose product MEAIQGQSRAQGIGNSVKALRRNGWVPGIVYGSDISNQEIQVQGKELDAALRRQATNKPYKLMVDGNSFDVMVNELQRHPVMGNILHADFRKINMNEKVNTSVPVLMTGDPELGVATLVRHNVDISCLPGNIPESFTVDVDGLNIGDVILVSDLVVPPGVELGVDATEVLISVLPVKAKSEESIEAQHDAEQVAEAAGSTEQANRV is encoded by the coding sequence GTGGAAGCGATTCAGGGTCAATCACGAGCGCAGGGCATAGGAAACTCGGTCAAGGCACTGCGGCGGAACGGCTGGGTACCTGGCATTGTTTACGGCTCAGATATTAGCAATCAGGAAATTCAAGTGCAAGGCAAAGAACTGGATGCGGCATTACGTCGTCAAGCGACAAACAAACCTTATAAACTAATGGTAGATGGCAATTCGTTCGACGTCATGGTAAACGAACTGCAACGGCATCCGGTGATGGGAAATATCCTCCACGCAGACTTTAGAAAGATTAATATGAATGAAAAAGTCAACACTTCAGTTCCTGTACTCATGACAGGTGATCCAGAGCTTGGGGTAGCTACTCTAGTCCGCCATAATGTCGATATCAGCTGCCTGCCGGGCAATATTCCGGAATCGTTTACAGTCGATGTAGACGGGTTGAATATCGGGGACGTGATACTGGTCAGCGATTTGGTCGTTCCCCCGGGGGTGGAGCTGGGGGTGGATGCCACAGAAGTATTGATCAGCGTGCTGCCTGTCAAAGCCAAGTCGGAGGAGTCTATCGAGGCGCAGC
- a CDS encoding CobW family GTP-binding protein: MSAQVYLLTGYLGSGKTTLLQKMLTHLRAQDCKVVVMMNEMGEEDIDGEQLQGFGFPVKKLLDGCICCSIRGEMTESLKEVITSLNPDKILIETTGVADPIDVIDGLTHPELYESIDLKGIISVVDASRFLELNSRFQSTSALVKTIRNQVKYADLLLVNKVDMTPADMLEKVQRKLSELNPHAPVHLTIQSDMDLHTLLSITRLTEHLAAQREAVSNVPVQKSIGRMSPMDRLKQSLGMNTSMPSLFNSIETFSYPFTGPVDAAKFEEFLYSLPKNVYRAKGYVLFHGREQLISFQHTDNQVHLFPFENHGPKMVAVFIGEGMNREKMITDLQKCY, translated from the coding sequence ATGAGCGCTCAAGTGTACTTGCTGACTGGTTATTTAGGAAGCGGAAAAACCACCCTGTTGCAGAAAATGCTCACTCATTTGCGTGCGCAGGATTGCAAAGTCGTGGTCATGATGAATGAAATGGGCGAGGAAGATATCGACGGAGAGCAGCTTCAAGGATTTGGATTTCCTGTAAAAAAACTGTTGGACGGATGCATCTGCTGCTCGATTCGGGGGGAAATGACGGAGAGTCTAAAGGAAGTAATTACCTCACTGAATCCTGATAAAATTCTCATTGAAACGACAGGGGTGGCCGATCCCATCGATGTGATCGACGGATTGACTCATCCTGAACTGTATGAGTCGATCGATTTAAAAGGCATCATCTCCGTCGTGGACGCCTCCCGCTTTCTAGAACTCAACTCACGCTTCCAGTCTACCAGTGCTCTCGTGAAAACGATACGCAATCAGGTGAAATATGCAGACCTTTTGCTAGTGAACAAGGTCGATATGACCCCAGCCGATATGCTGGAAAAAGTGCAGCGAAAGCTTTCCGAGCTAAATCCACATGCTCCCGTACACCTCACTATTCAGAGCGACATGGACCTTCACACCCTCTTATCCATCACACGCCTGACAGAACACTTGGCTGCACAGCGAGAGGCAGTCAGCAACGTACCTGTCCAAAAGAGCATCGGTCGTATGTCTCCTATGGATCGGCTAAAACAGTCACTCGGAATGAACACGAGCATGCCATCGCTGTTCAACAGCATCGAAACATTTTCTTATCCCTTTACAGGACCTGTAGATGCTGCCAAGTTTGAAGAATTCCTATACAGCCTGCCCAAAAACGTGTATCGGGCAAAGGGCTACGTCTTGTTTCACGGCAGAGAGCAACTCATCTCTTTTCAGCACACCGACAATCAGGTGCACCTGTTTCCTTTTGAAAATCACGGACCCAAAATGGTGGCCGTTTTTATTGGAGAGGGAATGAACCGAGAGAAAATGATTACGGACCTGCAGAAATGCTACTGA
- the veg gene encoding biofilm formation stimulator Veg produces MARNALLDIKRSLDGHIGERILLKANGGRRKTVERSGILEETYPSVFVVKLDDDQLFERVSYSYADILTETVELTVCRENQHIRITFVQQ; encoded by the coding sequence ATGGCAAGAAACGCATTGCTTGACATTAAACGCAGTTTAGACGGACACATTGGTGAGCGCATCCTGCTGAAGGCAAATGGCGGTCGCCGCAAAACCGTCGAACGTAGTGGCATCCTCGAAGAAACATACCCATCAGTATTTGTAGTAAAGCTAGACGACGATCAACTTTTCGAGCGGGTTTCTTACAGCTATGCGGACATCTTGACAGAAACTGTAGAGTTGACGGTGTGCCGTGAGAATCAGCACATCCGCATCACATTTGTACAACAGTAG
- a CDS encoding small, acid-soluble spore protein, alpha/beta type translates to MGRRRGIMSEQFKMEIAKELGFYDTVKAEGWGAITTRDAGNLVKRAIQIAEEALAKQHTT, encoded by the coding sequence ATGGGTCGCAGACGAGGCATTATGTCTGAGCAGTTTAAGATGGAGATCGCCAAGGAGCTTGGATTTTACGATACGGTGAAAGCCGAGGGCTGGGGTGCCATCACGACGCGTGACGCGGGAAACCTAGTCAAGCGCGCCATTCAGATTGCCGAGGAAGCATTGGCCAAACAGCATACTACATGA
- the glmU gene encoding bifunctional UDP-N-acetylglucosamine diphosphorylase/glucosamine-1-phosphate N-acetyltransferase GlmU produces the protein MSKIHAVVLAAGQGTRMKSKLYKVLHPVCGKPMVQHVVDTMASMQVEDIVVVVGHGADAVRAKLGEDVAYALQEEQLGTAHAVQQAAPFLQDKEGTTFLLYGDVPLLSAETLSALLTYHEEQQAAATVLTAVLSDPTGYGRIVRDEAGEVLRIVEHKDASDEERAIQEINTGIYCYDNQKLWKALTQVKNDNVQGEYYVTDVVGILRDAGEKVTAFEAADPDETMGVNDRVQLSEAEAYMRRRIAVCHMRNGVTILDPSSTYIEADVTIEADTVIHPGTFLRGRTTIGADCVIGPQADLTDVQVADCVSLTYTVMVDARVEQESTIGPFAYVRPGSLIGPKAKIGDFVELKNAKIGEGSKVPHLSYVGDAEIGDGVNIGCGTITVNYDGAVKHKTVVQDGAFIGCNSNLVAPVTVGQNAYVAAGSTITQDVPDNALAIARERQVNKIDYANRMPRKGKKQS, from the coding sequence ATGTCTAAGATCCATGCCGTGGTTCTGGCCGCTGGTCAGGGTACACGGATGAAATCGAAGCTGTACAAGGTCCTGCACCCTGTGTGCGGAAAGCCAATGGTCCAACATGTAGTGGATACAATGGCATCCATGCAGGTGGAGGATATCGTTGTCGTCGTAGGTCATGGTGCAGACGCAGTCCGCGCCAAACTAGGCGAGGACGTTGCATACGCACTACAAGAAGAACAGTTGGGAACGGCGCATGCCGTCCAGCAGGCAGCGCCATTTTTACAAGATAAAGAAGGCACTACGTTTCTTTTGTACGGAGATGTCCCACTTTTGTCTGCAGAGACGTTGTCCGCTTTGTTGACCTATCACGAAGAGCAGCAAGCGGCTGCAACCGTATTGACCGCCGTGTTGTCCGATCCTACCGGTTACGGACGCATCGTGCGTGATGAGGCAGGCGAAGTATTGCGAATCGTGGAACACAAGGACGCCTCCGACGAGGAACGGGCGATCCAGGAAATTAACACGGGCATATACTGCTATGACAACCAAAAATTATGGAAAGCCTTGACACAAGTGAAAAATGACAATGTACAAGGCGAATACTATGTAACAGACGTTGTCGGTATTTTGCGGGATGCAGGTGAAAAGGTAACGGCTTTCGAAGCAGCTGATCCAGATGAAACAATGGGTGTAAACGATCGTGTGCAGCTTTCCGAAGCGGAAGCGTATATGAGACGCCGTATTGCCGTTTGTCATATGCGTAATGGTGTGACCATCCTGGATCCGTCCTCCACCTATATCGAAGCGGACGTGACCATCGAGGCCGATACGGTCATCCATCCGGGTACATTCTTGCGCGGACGGACAACCATCGGGGCCGATTGCGTCATTGGACCGCAGGCAGATTTGACCGATGTCCAGGTAGCAGACTGTGTTTCCCTTACGTACACGGTAATGGTAGATGCTCGCGTGGAACAGGAGAGCACCATCGGGCCGTTTGCCTACGTTCGTCCGGGAAGCTTGATTGGTCCAAAAGCAAAAATCGGCGATTTCGTAGAGCTGAAAAATGCGAAAATCGGAGAAGGCTCGAAAGTTCCTCACCTCAGCTATGTGGGGGATGCTGAGATTGGCGATGGCGTCAATATCGGTTGTGGAACGATCACTGTCAACTACGATGGGGCTGTCAAACACAAAACCGTCGTGCAAGATGGTGCGTTCATCGGTTGTAACTCGAATCTGGTTGCGCCGGTCACCGTCGGACAGAATGCTTATGTAGCTGCTGGTTCAACGATTACCCAGGATGTTCCTGACAATGCACTGGCTATCGCTCGTGAAAGACAAGTAAATAAAATCGACTACGCCAACAGAATGCCTCGCAAGGGCAAAAAGCAATCATAA
- a CDS encoding RidA family protein has protein sequence MAISFVSTDKAPAAIGPYSQAAKVGPFLFASGQIPLRADGTLVEGDIVAQTHQVFSNIQAVLAEAGGSLSSVVKATVFIKDMNDFGQLNEVYGQYFGDHKPARSTVEVARLPRDVKVEIEIVAYLEA, from the coding sequence ATGGCAATCTCTTTTGTTTCCACTGACAAAGCTCCAGCAGCAATTGGTCCTTACAGCCAAGCTGCTAAGGTAGGCCCATTCCTATTTGCATCTGGTCAAATTCCACTGCGCGCGGACGGCACTCTCGTGGAAGGCGACATCGTAGCACAAACCCATCAGGTGTTTTCCAACATCCAGGCAGTCCTGGCAGAGGCAGGCGGCAGCTTGTCCAGCGTCGTAAAGGCCACCGTGTTCATCAAAGACATGAATGACTTCGGCCAACTCAATGAAGTGTACGGACAATATTTCGGCGATCACAAACCGGCTCGTTCCACTGTGGAAGTGGCTCGTCTCCCGCGTGATGTGAAAGTAGAAATTGAGATTGTAGCTTATTTGGAAGCGTAA
- a CDS encoding ribose-phosphate diphosphokinase, with translation MANYRDPKLKVFTCNANPELAKEIAEHIGVPLGNAQAVRFSDGECQIKLNESVRGCDVFVIQPTSAPVNEHLMELLVMVDALKRASAKSINVVIPYYGYARQDRKARARDPITAKLVANLIETAGAQRVITMDLHATQIQGFFDIPVDHLLGVPILAKHFSEKGLSDIVVVSPDHGGVTRARKLAERLEAPIAIIDKRRPEPNVAEVMNIVGNIEGKTAIIIDDIIDTAGTITLAASALVEAGAREVYACCTHPVLSGPAIERIGNSNIRELIVTNSIPLTEEQIIDKITVLSVAPIIGEAIIRVHEELSVSKLFD, from the coding sequence ATGGCTAACTACCGCGACCCAAAACTGAAGGTTTTTACGTGCAACGCAAACCCTGAACTGGCGAAAGAAATCGCCGAACATATTGGTGTACCACTCGGAAACGCACAAGCTGTGCGCTTTAGTGATGGCGAGTGCCAAATCAAATTGAATGAAAGCGTTCGCGGTTGTGACGTATTTGTTATTCAGCCAACATCTGCTCCCGTTAATGAGCATTTGATGGAGCTATTGGTGATGGTGGACGCATTGAAACGTGCTTCTGCTAAGAGTATCAACGTAGTGATTCCTTACTACGGCTATGCTCGTCAAGATCGTAAAGCACGCGCACGTGATCCGATTACAGCGAAACTGGTTGCCAACCTGATTGAAACAGCTGGTGCACAACGCGTAATCACGATGGACCTGCATGCGACTCAAATCCAAGGTTTCTTTGACATCCCGGTTGATCATCTGTTGGGCGTACCGATCCTGGCTAAACACTTCTCCGAAAAAGGTCTGTCTGATATCGTAGTGGTTTCTCCTGACCACGGTGGAGTTACTCGTGCTCGCAAACTGGCTGAGCGTCTGGAAGCTCCAATCGCCATTATCGACAAGCGCCGTCCGGAGCCAAACGTAGCGGAAGTCATGAATATCGTAGGGAATATCGAAGGAAAAACAGCGATCATCATCGACGATATCATCGATACAGCGGGAACGATCACGCTGGCAGCGAGTGCACTGGTAGAAGCAGGCGCGCGTGAAGTATACGCTTGCTGCACCCATCCAGTACTGTCTGGCCCTGCAATCGAGCGAATCGGCAATTCCAATATTCGCGAACTGATCGTGACCAACTCTATTCCTCTCACGGAAGAACAAATCATCGACAAAATCACCGTGCTGTCTGTAGCACCGATCATCGGTGAAGCGATCATTCGTGTACACGAAGAGCTGTCTGTAAGCAAACTGTTCGATTAA
- the spoVG gene encoding septation regulator SpoVG, which translates to MEVTDVRLRRVNTDGRMKAIASITIDHEFVVHDIRVIDGNNGMFVAMPSKRTPDGEFRDIAHPISSTTREKIQAAVLTEYDRVGQEEESTIEAGA; encoded by the coding sequence ATGGAAGTTACAGACGTTAGACTTCGCCGAGTGAATACGGATGGTAGGATGAAAGCGATTGCGTCCATTACAATTGACCATGAATTTGTGGTTCATGATATCCGTGTCATTGACGGAAACAATGGTATGTTCGTTGCCATGCCGAGCAAGCGTACACCGGATGGAGAGTTCCGTGACATCGCGCATCCGATTTCTTCCACTACCCGCGAAAAAATTCAGGCTGCTGTCTTGACTGAGTATGATCGCGTAGGTCAAGAAGAGGAAAGCACGATCGAAGCAGGTGCATAG
- the purR gene encoding pur operon repressor, producing MKKLRRSARLVDMTQHLLAHPHTLIPLTLFAEQYGAAKSSISEDLSIIKEAFEVQGVGLLKTVAGAAGGVKYIPQVKTDEALIFVQELIGQLANPDRLLPGGYLYMSDILGNPSTMAQIGKLFATAYSDKNVDVVMTVETKGIPLAYATAMFLNVPVVIVRRDNKVTEGSVVSINYVSGSSKRIQTMSLARRALAEQSRVLIVDDFMKAGGTLRGMIDLLQEFRATVVGCGVLVETTADVSERLVDEYVSLAKLQDVDIKGKQIEIELGSFFGR from the coding sequence ATGAAGAAATTGCGTAGAAGTGCTCGTCTCGTCGATATGACTCAGCACTTGCTCGCCCATCCCCATACGCTGATTCCGCTCACTCTGTTTGCCGAACAATACGGGGCGGCAAAATCGTCGATCAGTGAAGACTTGTCTATCATCAAAGAAGCGTTTGAGGTTCAGGGTGTAGGCTTGTTGAAAACGGTGGCGGGAGCGGCCGGTGGAGTGAAGTATATTCCCCAGGTCAAAACGGATGAAGCCCTGATTTTCGTGCAAGAACTGATTGGTCAATTGGCTAATCCGGATCGTCTCTTGCCAGGTGGGTACCTGTACATGTCCGATATTCTCGGCAATCCGTCCACTATGGCGCAGATCGGCAAGCTATTCGCTACAGCTTACTCGGACAAAAACGTCGATGTGGTCATGACAGTGGAAACCAAAGGGATTCCACTCGCTTATGCGACCGCGATGTTTTTGAATGTCCCTGTGGTAATTGTGCGCCGTGACAACAAGGTGACGGAAGGTTCGGTCGTTAGTATCAACTACGTTTCAGGGTCGAGTAAGCGGATTCAGACGATGTCTCTAGCTCGTCGCGCACTGGCCGAGCAGTCTCGTGTCCTGATTGTGGACGACTTTATGAAGGCAGGCGGTACGCTGCGTGGTATGATCGATCTATTGCAAGAGTTCCGCGCTACTGTAGTAGGGTGCGGAGTATTGGTAGAAACGACAGCTGACGTATCTGAACGCTTGGTCGATGAATACGTGTCATTGGCCAAGCTGCAGGATGTTGACATCAAGGGTAAGCAAATCGAAATCGAGCTCGGAAGCTTTTTTGGTAGATAG